One part of the Tunicatimonas pelagia genome encodes these proteins:
- a CDS encoding TauD/TfdA dioxygenase family protein: MKFNSVDGSDFVLEETGSQPLKEVSDQEIDDIKAALANHGVAVFHHQTLSDTDFANFLSKLGELTFTEGEKHAPDEPRLNVVSNKGRKTPPRSVFHTDTSYVKKTPAFTALKIIDCPASGGETLFTSQYRAYDELDDTLKQELKNSEVLHQVTGINQDEHQLSETETWHPLFLTHPISGKKTIYLSTPERCVAIRNTSLGNEVIRKLYDYATEEQRIYRHSWQPGDVVIWDNRCTLHRADHSAVVGDRVFHRGMVI, encoded by the coding sequence ATGAAATTTAATTCAGTAGATGGGTCAGATTTTGTGCTGGAAGAAACCGGCAGCCAACCGCTTAAAGAGGTTTCTGACCAGGAAATTGATGATATAAAGGCAGCCTTGGCCAACCATGGCGTAGCGGTTTTTCATCATCAAACCCTGAGTGATACTGATTTTGCCAACTTTCTGAGTAAGCTGGGTGAGCTTACGTTTACCGAAGGAGAAAAACATGCTCCTGACGAACCTCGGCTCAACGTAGTATCTAATAAGGGTAGAAAAACACCGCCCCGCTCTGTGTTCCACACCGATACCAGCTATGTAAAAAAGACCCCAGCCTTTACTGCACTAAAAATTATAGACTGTCCAGCCTCCGGGGGCGAAACGCTATTTACCAGCCAATACCGAGCCTACGATGAGTTGGACGATACACTGAAACAAGAATTGAAAAACTCAGAAGTGCTACATCAGGTCACGGGTATTAATCAGGATGAACACCAACTCAGTGAAACTGAAACTTGGCACCCGCTTTTTCTAACCCATCCTATCAGCGGTAAGAAAACTATTTACCTGTCAACCCCGGAGCGTTGCGTAGCTATTCGCAATACTTCACTGGGAAACGAAGTGATTCGGAAGCTCTACGACTACGCTACTGAAGAGCAACGTATCTACCGCCACAGTTGGCAACCGGGCGATGTGGTAATCTGGGACAACCGCTGCACCCTTCACCGGGCTGATCATTCCGCCGTAGTGGGAGACCGAGTATTTCACCGAGGCATGGTTATTTGA
- a CDS encoding HAD family hydrolase: MKALLFGSIGTLAETSELQREAFNQAFNEHNLDWNWPREQYQELLKDSGGKQRIASFAESKGETVDAEAVHATKSRIFQDLLQEKSIQPRSGVADTIRKAKEEGIKLGLVTTTSRENIDNLLGALSTEISADTFDVIIDSSQVEAKKPAADAYQLALEKLGVEASEAKAIEDNQDGLSAAQAAGISSYAFGGANTQAHDFEGAEAQLSSLDFDQLQRKAA, encoded by the coding sequence ATGAAAGCATTACTTTTTGGATCTATCGGCACCTTGGCCGAAACCTCAGAACTACAACGTGAAGCCTTTAACCAGGCGTTTAACGAGCATAACTTAGACTGGAACTGGCCCCGTGAACAGTACCAAGAATTGCTTAAAGATAGCGGAGGCAAACAGCGAATTGCGAGCTTTGCCGAAAGTAAAGGTGAAACGGTAGATGCTGAAGCGGTTCACGCTACTAAGTCAAGAATTTTTCAGGATTTGCTCCAGGAAAAGTCCATTCAACCCCGGTCGGGAGTTGCCGATACCATTCGGAAAGCAAAGGAAGAAGGCATAAAACTAGGCTTGGTAACCACGACTAGCCGCGAAAATATAGATAATTTATTGGGCGCCCTTTCAACCGAAATTTCGGCTGATACTTTTGATGTAATCATTGATAGCAGTCAGGTTGAAGCCAAAAAGCCAGCCGCCGATGCTTACCAGTTAGCTTTAGAAAAATTAGGAGTTGAGGCCAGTGAGGCTAAAGCAATTGAAGACAACCAGGATGGCCTGTCGGCTGCCCAGGCAGCAGGTATTTCCAGCTATGCCTTCGGCGGAGCCAATACCCAAGCGCACGACTTTGAAGGAGCGGAGGCGCAGCTTTCTTCGCTGGATTTTGATCAGTTACAACGCAAAGCGGCCTAA
- the rlmN gene encoding 23S rRNA (adenine(2503)-C(2))-methyltransferase RlmN, with protein sequence MEPVVATKKDIRKIKPEKLQEFLIEAGEKPFRVKQVEEWLWKKSATSFAEMTNLSKATRELLEDNFTINALQVDEQQVSSDQTIKSMFRLHDRHLVEGVLIPTDSRMTACVSSQVGCSLACKFCATGYMDRKRNLDAAEIYDQVVLINQQAEENYQVPLSNIVYMGMGEPLLNYANVLQSIEHITSPKGLNMSPKRITVSTAGIAKMIKKLGDDQVKFNLALSLHAANDEKRNRIMAINESNNLEVLREALQYFYQKTRTRITFEYIVFYDFNDTLEDAKELWQFTKYVPSKVNLIEYNPIAEADFKNTEEDRLDQFARYLENRGVTVNVRRSRGKDIDAACGQLAIKQK encoded by the coding sequence ATGGAACCAGTAGTAGCTACTAAAAAAGACATTCGTAAAATAAAACCAGAAAAGCTTCAGGAGTTTCTGATTGAAGCCGGGGAAAAGCCGTTTCGGGTGAAGCAGGTGGAAGAGTGGCTGTGGAAGAAGTCAGCCACCAGCTTTGCTGAGATGACCAACCTCTCCAAAGCTACGCGGGAGTTACTGGAAGACAACTTTACGATCAATGCGTTGCAGGTAGACGAACAGCAAGTTAGTAGCGACCAGACCATAAAATCTATGTTTCGGCTGCACGACCGCCACTTGGTAGAAGGCGTATTGATTCCTACGGACTCACGCATGACGGCCTGCGTATCCTCACAGGTAGGTTGTTCGCTGGCCTGTAAGTTCTGCGCTACCGGCTACATGGATCGTAAACGCAATCTGGATGCGGCCGAAATCTACGATCAGGTTGTTCTTATTAACCAACAAGCCGAGGAAAACTACCAGGTCCCGCTTTCCAATATTGTGTACATGGGTATGGGTGAACCACTGCTCAACTACGCCAATGTGCTACAATCTATTGAACACATCACTTCACCTAAAGGGCTAAATATGTCGCCCAAACGAATTACGGTTTCCACCGCCGGTATTGCCAAGATGATTAAAAAGCTGGGCGACGATCAGGTGAAATTTAATCTGGCCCTCTCACTACACGCCGCTAACGATGAAAAGCGCAACCGGATTATGGCGATCAATGAAAGTAACAACCTGGAAGTGCTACGCGAAGCTTTGCAGTATTTCTACCAGAAAACCCGCACCCGCATCACCTTTGAGTACATTGTGTTTTACGACTTTAACGATACGCTGGAAGATGCCAAAGAACTATGGCAATTTACCAAGTACGTACCGAGCAAAGTAAACCTGATTGAGTACAATCCCATCGCGGAAGCTGATTTTAAGAATACCGAAGAAGACCGCCTCGATCAATTTGCCCGCTACTTAGAAAATAGAGGGGTAACCGTGAACGTACGTCGTAGCCGAGGCAAAGATATTGATGCCGCCTGTGGTCAATTGGCGATTAAGCAGAAGTGA
- a CDS encoding mechanosensitive ion channel family protein: MKFDVNSALQTIFNKIDIWLEKLTAMLPNLVLAILTFVIFLNLARLGRRLFARIIGRATEDVSIQRLLTQLVYYLGLSLGVFVVLEILELDKAVTSLIAGLGVVGIALGFAFQDIAANFIAGVILAFKKPFNIGDVVEIDGTIGALDRTDFRLTVIRTFQGQEVYIPNKDVIQKKIINYTITGERRIDLKIGISYGEDLEQVQQVTLDAVKTVEGVRTDKDIIFDYYEFEDSSINFNLRFWITFPGEPTILQIINQVFIAIKKAYDAHDITIPFPIRTLDFGVKGGTKLSELNLGAALNGNGKD; encoded by the coding sequence ATGAAATTTGATGTCAATAGCGCCCTCCAAACAATTTTTAATAAAATAGATATTTGGCTAGAAAAGCTGACTGCCATGCTACCCAATTTAGTCTTAGCGATTCTGACTTTCGTCATCTTCCTAAATCTGGCTCGTCTGGGACGGCGACTATTTGCCCGGATTATCGGGCGCGCTACTGAAGATGTTAGCATTCAGCGTTTACTGACTCAATTGGTATACTACCTGGGGCTTAGCTTGGGAGTATTTGTCGTGCTAGAGATTCTAGAGTTAGACAAAGCCGTTACTTCACTCATTGCCGGACTGGGCGTAGTTGGTATCGCTTTGGGTTTTGCCTTTCAGGATATTGCTGCCAACTTTATTGCGGGGGTTATTTTAGCCTTTAAAAAGCCTTTCAACATTGGCGATGTCGTAGAAATTGACGGTACTATCGGTGCTCTCGACCGAACTGACTTTCGCCTGACCGTTATTCGTACCTTTCAGGGGCAGGAGGTGTATATTCCCAATAAAGATGTCATCCAGAAGAAAATTATCAACTACACAATTACGGGTGAGCGACGCATTGACTTAAAAATTGGCATTTCTTACGGCGAAGATTTAGAGCAAGTACAACAAGTGACACTAGATGCTGTAAAAACGGTGGAGGGAGTACGAACCGACAAGGATATTATTTTTGATTACTACGAATTTGAAGATAGTTCCATCAACTTTAACCTCCGGTTTTGGATTACCTTTCCGGGCGAACCCACCATTTTACAAATTATCAATCAGGTATTTATTGCCATCAAAAAAGCCTACGATGCCCACGATATTACCATACCGTTCCCCATCCGCACGTTAGATTTCGGTGTTAAAGGCGGCACGAAACTATCCGAGCTTAATTTGGGGGCGGCACTGAATGGTAACGGTAAAGATTGA
- a CDS encoding acyloxyacyl hydrolase, protein MKISLIVASLFLVNSLGCLAQENTPYVGVKSHVGFIIPHATVLQSLANSTPWGIGLEAGRVLKSADAWASCNCFTKVGVGVTYFDFQNPQELGQSYNLTMFGEPYLSFRKNWFITLRGEVGVSYLTKIYDEITNPNNLFFGSSTSFIGLASLTLNYRLQEDAILRLSANYNHISNGGIRSPNKGMNFPTLSLGVEKHFGDQQFPTHARQPGLRVQPWHRYLYLGGSRRSLEANALYKRSSYLNLGIETGALRPVSNINGFLAGAELYYNGAKAEQARRENNESVPLRLSLTLGHALVFGKLSFTQQMGYNAYQPQTTGDKSFFQRYAIYYQLGKLLNAGVSLKVHGHVADFIDMRVGIRW, encoded by the coding sequence ATGAAAATATCGCTTATTGTAGCCAGTCTATTTTTGGTAAATAGCCTGGGCTGTTTAGCGCAGGAAAATACTCCTTACGTAGGGGTGAAAAGCCACGTTGGCTTCATTATTCCTCACGCTACCGTACTGCAAAGCCTCGCTAACAGTACCCCGTGGGGAATTGGCCTAGAGGCTGGCCGTGTACTGAAAAGCGCCGATGCCTGGGCTAGTTGCAATTGCTTTACAAAAGTGGGAGTCGGAGTTACGTACTTTGACTTTCAAAACCCTCAAGAACTAGGACAATCGTATAATCTCACCATGTTTGGTGAGCCTTATCTGAGTTTTAGAAAAAACTGGTTTATAACCCTTCGAGGCGAAGTGGGAGTTAGCTATTTAACGAAAATTTACGATGAAATAACTAATCCGAATAACCTCTTCTTTGGTTCATCCACTAGTTTTATTGGCTTAGCCAGCCTTACCCTGAATTATCGCTTGCAAGAAGATGCTATACTACGGCTGTCTGCTAATTATAACCACATCAGCAACGGTGGCATACGATCTCCTAACAAGGGCATGAACTTTCCTACCCTGTCTTTAGGAGTAGAAAAACACTTTGGTGATCAGCAATTTCCTACTCACGCCCGACAACCGGGTTTACGAGTGCAACCCTGGCACCGCTACTTGTACTTAGGCGGATCGCGCCGATCGTTAGAAGCCAACGCACTATACAAGCGTAGTAGCTACCTAAATCTGGGTATAGAAACTGGGGCACTACGACCGGTCAGTAATATTAATGGTTTTTTGGCTGGGGCTGAGCTATACTATAATGGTGCTAAAGCTGAACAGGCCCGACGCGAAAATAATGAGTCCGTTCCATTACGGCTATCACTTACCCTAGGGCACGCTTTGGTCTTCGGCAAACTATCTTTTACCCAGCAGATGGGCTACAACGCTTATCAACCTCAAACCACAGGCGATAAATCATTCTTCCAACGCTACGCGATTTACTACCAATTAGGAAAGTTACTTAATGCTGGAGTGTCCCTTAAGGTGCACGGTCACGTAGCCGATTTTATAGATATGAGAGTAGGAATACGGTGGTAA
- a CDS encoding TRAP transporter small permease subunit gives MKNALITISTIIDRLNERVGRGVAWLTTVLVLVIVYDVAARYLFNTSSAGIVELEWHLFSFIFLLGAAYALKHDRHVRVDVFYQNFSPKKQAWVNLIGTLLFLIPFCVVAMVAAWKFTINAWTIQEGSPDPGGLPARYVVKAAIPLGFLLLLLQAISLFIRSLLTLTETARSYD, from the coding sequence TTGAAAAACGCACTTATCACTATCAGTACTATTATTGATCGGCTCAATGAGAGAGTTGGACGTGGGGTAGCTTGGCTTACTACCGTATTGGTATTAGTGATTGTTTACGATGTGGCAGCTCGCTACTTGTTTAACACTTCGTCGGCGGGTATTGTGGAGCTAGAGTGGCATTTGTTCTCCTTCATTTTTTTGCTGGGAGCGGCTTACGCACTAAAGCACGACCGCCACGTGCGGGTTGATGTATTCTATCAGAATTTTAGTCCTAAGAAGCAGGCTTGGGTCAACCTGATTGGTACATTGCTATTCTTGATTCCCTTTTGCGTAGTAGCAATGGTTGCCGCCTGGAAATTTACTATCAATGCCTGGACTATTCAAGAAGGTTCGCCCGACCCCGGGGGCTTGCCCGCTCGTTACGTGGTAAAGGCGGCTATTCCACTAGGCTTTTTGCTATTACTGCTACAGGCAATTTCATTATTTATCCGTTCCCTGCTCACCCTTACCGAAACTGCCCGCTCGTATGATTGA
- a CDS encoding TRAP transporter large permease has protein sequence MIDALPLILFLLIFILILFGFPVAFTLGGVSVLLGLFIFDVDFFYLLSLRVYGTMTNYVLLAVPLFIYMGIMLEKSGLAESLLETMALLFGKFRGGLAIAVVVVGAMLAASTGIVGATVVTMGLISLPTMLKRGYSPELATGTIASAGTLGQIIPPSVVLVLLGSVLNVSVGDLFTAALIPGLALVGCYLLYVVGMAYFRPQQAPPMPTEEIAQFRAGNMTAQIIKAFVLPFLLIIAVLGSIFAGIASPTEAAAVGAFGASVLTIIQGKFTLPVLKEVMRETTHLTCMVFIILVGATAFALVFRGLEGDRYLVSLIESANLSPMAFLAIVMIAVFIAGFFIDFIEIIFIIVPVVAPIFDRMGIDLIWIGILLAMNLQTSFLSPPFGFSLFYLKGVAPPQITTAHLYRGIVPYIIIQLVFLALIILFPEIVTVLLD, from the coding sequence ATGATTGATGCGCTACCGCTGATCTTATTTCTGCTCATCTTTATACTAATTCTGTTTGGGTTTCCGGTGGCGTTTACGCTAGGGGGAGTTTCAGTGCTGCTTGGGCTGTTTATCTTTGATGTAGACTTCTTCTATCTGCTGTCGCTGCGGGTGTACGGAACCATGACTAACTACGTACTGCTGGCGGTTCCACTCTTCATCTATATGGGGATTATGCTGGAAAAGTCAGGGCTGGCGGAGAGTTTATTGGAAACGATGGCCTTATTGTTCGGAAAGTTTCGGGGAGGCTTGGCCATTGCCGTAGTGGTTGTCGGAGCGATGCTGGCGGCTTCTACTGGAATTGTCGGTGCTACCGTAGTAACGATGGGGTTAATCAGTCTGCCTACCATGCTCAAACGGGGTTACAGTCCCGAATTAGCTACCGGAACCATCGCTTCTGCCGGAACGCTGGGGCAGATTATTCCGCCTTCGGTGGTGCTGGTTTTGCTAGGCTCGGTGTTGAACGTATCGGTAGGTGACTTATTCACGGCAGCATTGATCCCGGGTTTAGCGTTGGTGGGTTGCTATTTATTATACGTAGTAGGAATGGCCTACTTCCGACCGCAGCAAGCCCCGCCTATGCCGACTGAAGAGATAGCGCAATTTCGGGCAGGAAACATGACGGCTCAAATTATTAAAGCATTTGTGCTTCCGTTTTTGCTGATTATAGCGGTGTTGGGTTCTATCTTCGCCGGAATTGCTTCACCTACCGAGGCGGCAGCAGTGGGAGCTTTTGGTGCCTCCGTACTTACTATTATTCAGGGAAAGTTTACGCTACCTGTGCTGAAGGAAGTGATGCGGGAAACGACCCACCTCACTTGTATGGTGTTTATTATTCTGGTAGGGGCTACCGCTTTTGCGTTGGTTTTTCGAGGTTTAGAAGGTGATCGCTATTTAGTAAGCTTGATAGAAAGTGCTAACCTAAGCCCAATGGCTTTCCTAGCGATTGTAATGATTGCCGTATTTATCGCCGGGTTTTTTATTGACTTTATCGAAATTATTTTCATTATCGTTCCGGTGGTGGCTCCCATTTTCGACCGCATGGGCATCGACCTAATCTGGATTGGCATTTTGCTGGCGATGAATTTACAAACCTCTTTTCTCTCCCCTCCTTTCGGTTTTTCCCTTTTTTACCTAAAAGGAGTAGCTCCTCCCCAAATTACTACGGCGCACCTATATCGCGGAATTGTGCCCTACATCATCATCCAGCTCGTTTTCCTCGCCCTAATTATCCTCTTCCCTGAGATAGTAACAGTGTTGTTGGATTAG
- a CDS encoding arylsulfatase — MRNFAILPIVFLLLSACSTTPTTTSEVASEEVTFESPNIIFIMADDLGYGDLGCYGQSDIQTPDIDELAAQGIRFTQFYAGSTVCAPSRAVLMTGQHTGRNQVRGNAGGNIDRQTLRDEDITIAEVLKGADYQTALVGKWGLGEINQEGHPLKQGFDSFYGYLNQKHAHNYYPEFLWNNRDSVFLENVVQRTNNKYGSFVGGYATEKITYSHDLFVDEALEFLKQDRSNPFFLYLALTIPHANNEAGKAGMEVPDYGIYADRDWPEAQKGTAAMISRMDKDIGRIVETLKARGIDENTLIIFTSDNGPHREGGNDPDYFDSNGPLQGIKRAMHEGGIRVPFIARWPAHTPAGVTSDYIGYFGDMMATFAELAKADYPEEHTQSTSIVPTLLGQSENQRSHNYLYWEFYEQGSRQAVRMGNWKGIREPMFTGDIQLFNLENDISETNNVASQNPEVVEDITRIMDEAHEPSPNWVVKQ; from the coding sequence ATGCGCAACTTTGCCATACTACCTATTGTATTCTTACTCCTTTCTGCCTGCTCTACTACACCAACTACCACCAGCGAGGTAGCCTCTGAGGAAGTTACTTTCGAGTCACCCAATATCATATTTATTATGGCTGATGACCTGGGCTACGGCGATTTAGGTTGTTACGGACAATCAGACATTCAGACTCCCGATATTGACGAATTAGCTGCCCAAGGAATTAGATTTACGCAGTTCTACGCGGGTTCTACCGTTTGCGCTCCTTCCCGAGCGGTACTGATGACTGGGCAACACACGGGACGTAATCAGGTGCGGGGTAATGCCGGAGGCAATATTGATCGTCAAACATTACGAGATGAGGATATAACGATTGCAGAAGTCCTAAAGGGTGCTGATTACCAAACGGCTTTAGTAGGGAAATGGGGATTGGGTGAGATCAATCAGGAAGGCCATCCGTTAAAGCAAGGCTTCGATTCATTTTACGGCTATCTGAACCAAAAACACGCTCACAATTATTACCCTGAATTTTTATGGAATAATCGAGATTCAGTATTTTTAGAAAATGTAGTACAACGCACTAATAATAAATATGGCTCCTTTGTGGGAGGCTACGCTACCGAGAAAATTACCTACAGCCACGATCTGTTTGTAGATGAAGCACTAGAGTTTCTGAAGCAAGACCGTTCCAACCCATTCTTTTTATACTTAGCGCTTACTATCCCTCACGCCAATAACGAAGCGGGTAAAGCAGGCATGGAAGTACCGGATTACGGCATCTACGCTGATCGCGATTGGCCGGAAGCCCAGAAAGGCACTGCCGCTATGATTTCCCGAATGGATAAAGATATTGGCCGAATTGTGGAAACCCTGAAAGCGCGGGGCATTGACGAAAATACCTTGATTATTTTCACTTCCGACAACGGGCCCCACCGTGAAGGGGGTAATGATCCGGATTATTTCGACTCTAACGGACCACTACAAGGCATCAAGCGAGCAATGCACGAAGGCGGAATCCGCGTACCCTTTATTGCCCGCTGGCCCGCTCATACTCCCGCGGGAGTCACGTCTGATTATATCGGTTATTTCGGAGACATGATGGCTACGTTTGCTGAATTAGCGAAAGCTGATTACCCCGAAGAGCATACTCAGAGTACTAGTATTGTCCCAACTTTATTGGGTCAATCAGAAAACCAGCGTAGCCATAACTATTTGTATTGGGAGTTTTACGAGCAAGGTTCGCGGCAAGCCGTTCGCATGGGTAACTGGAAGGGTATCCGGGAACCAATGTTCACCGGAGACATTCAGCTATTTAACCTAGAAAATGATATTAGCGAAACTAATAATGTAGCTAGTCAAAACCCTGAAGTAGTTGAAGATATTACCCGGATTATGGACGAAGCCCACGAACCATCACCTAATTGGGTGGTAAAGCAATGA